In Harpia harpyja isolate bHarHar1 chromosome Z, bHarHar1 primary haplotype, whole genome shotgun sequence, a single window of DNA contains:
- the TMF1 gene encoding TATA element modulatory factor isoform X1 has translation MSWFNASQLSSFAKQALSQAQKSIDRVLDIQAEESSWPDAVIPDYGDGTNSLVSGGWDTSSWRLSSNTEPQNQPISPTAITKPVRRTVVDESENFFSAFLSPTDVQSIQKNPVVSKPPAKSQRPKEEVKSTSKESQHPSQLEVPVTTEAEVKDSSIAVLVDLKNLDIPKEKLEENSLLKSNAKPEESTNEVTDKKVSALNLEVPEDALNEKSSIGGDAMGGAPDSTSQPLNAGTKDMGLETKERKTEDRQSNTPSPPISTFSSGTSTTSDIEVLDHESVISESSVSSRQEAADSKSSLHLMQTSFQLLSTSACADYNRLDDFQKMTESCCSSDAFERIDSFSVQSLDSRSVSEINSDDELSGRASASASVAVSPSAPKTETVDAQKNKSENLNDTPVLHAEEAEMEESGRSATPVNSEQPDVLVATVQNVEEQVVKEETEPQQDAVEKLLEEDAEKQELKKMIDSLTEKLEKREIQLLSTSKEKARLEEAYDNLKDEMFRMKEESSSLSSLKEEFAQRIADAEKKLQLACKERDAAKKEVKTVKEELATRLNTNETAELLKEKEEQIKGLMEEGEKLSKQQLHNSNIIKKLRAKEKERENINIKQNKKIKELEEELQHLKQVLDGKEDLEKQHRDSIKQLNSVVERQEKDLAKLQAEVEDLEERNRSVQAALDSAYKELADLHKANATKDSEAQEAALSREMKAKEELGLALEKAQDKARQEQETLAIQVADLRLALQRAEQQAARKEDYLRQEIGELQQRLQEAESRNQELSQSVTSATRPLLRQIENLQATLGAQTSAWEKLEKNLSDRLGESQTLLAAAAERERAATEELLSNKIQMSSTESQNSLLRQENTRLQAQLEVERSRLKKMENENSRYEVELEGLKDEYAKTLEDAKKEKTLLATQLEMEKMKVEQERKKAIFVQEAAKEKDRKSFTVETVSSTPTMSRSSSISGVDMAGLQTSFLSQDDPHDHSFGPIATSGSNLYDAIRMGAGSSIIENLQSQLKLREGEIAHLQLEIGNLEKTRSIMAEELVKLTNQNDELEEKVKEIPKLRAQLKDLDQRYNTILQMYGEKAEEAEELRLDLEDVKNMYKTQIDELLKQRQN, from the exons GAACAAATTCTCTCGTAAGTGGAGGATGGGATACATCTTCCTGGCGCTTAAGTTCAAatacagaaccacagaatcaGCCAATATCGCCAACCGCAATTACTAAGCCAGTGAGGAGGACGGTAGTAGATGAATCTGAAAACTTCTTCAGTGCCTTTCTCTCTCCGACAGATGTTCAGAGTATACAGAAAAATCCAGTGGTGTCCAAACCTCCAGCCAAATCGCAGCGACCCAAAGAGGAGGTGAAAAGCACTTCAAAGGAGTCTCAACACCCCAGTCAGCTGGAAGTACCAGTGACAACAGAGGCAGAAGTGAAGGATTCCTCCATAGCTGTCCTAGTGGACTTGAAAAACCTCGATATTCCCAAGGAGAAATTGGAAGAGAATTCTCTGCTTAAATCTAATGCCAAGCCTGAAGAAAGCACAAATGAAGTTACTGACAAAAAGGTGTCTGCTCTAAATTTGGAAGTACCTGAAGATGCTCTTAATGAAAAATCCAGCATAGGAGGGGATGCAATGGGAGGTGCACCGGATAGCACTTCGCAGCCTCTTAATGCAGGTACAAAAGACATGGGTTTGGAAACTAAGGAGCGGAAGACTGAGGACAGGCAAAGCAATACGCCTTCACCTCCAATTAGCACTTTCTCCTCGGGGACATCCACAACTAGTGATATTGAAGTGCTGGACCATGAAAGTGTAATAAGTGAGAGCTCAGTAAGTTCAAGACAAGAAGCTGCAGATTCAAAATCTAGTCTTCATCTAATGCAAACATCATTTCAGCTTTTATCCACATCTGCCTGTGCGGATTATAATCGTTTAGATGACTTTCAAAAAATGACCgagagctgctgctcctctgatGCTTTCGAAAGAATTGATTCATTTAGTGTACAGTCTTTAGATAGTAGAAGTGTAAGTGAAATAAATTCAGATGATGAGTTATCAGGCAGAGCTTCTGCTTCAGCATCTGTTGCTGTCAGTCCTTCTGCGCCAAAGACAGAAACGGTTGATGcccagaaaaataaatctgaaaacttGAATGACACTCCTGTTTTACATGCTGAGGAAGCTGAGATGGAAGAGAGTGGGAGAAGCGCAACCCCTGTTAATTCTGAGCAGCCAGATGTTTTGGTTGCTACTGTGCAAAATGTTGAAGAACAGGTTGTGAAAGAAGAGACTGAGCCGCAGCAGGATGCTGTTGAAAAATTGTTAGAAGAGGATGCTGAAAAGCAAGAGCTTAAAAAG ATGATTGATTCATTAACTGAGAAACTGGAGAAGAGGGAAATACAGTTATTAAGTACTAGTAAAGAAAAGGCGCGCCTGGAAGAAGCTTATGATAACCTAAAAGA TGAAATGTTTAGAATGAAGGAAGAGAGCAGTAGCCTTTCATCTCTTAAAGAGGAGTTTGCTCAGCGAATTGCAGATGCTGAAAAGAAGCTCCAGCTAGCCTGCAAAGAAAGAGATGCAGCTAAAAAG GAAGTAAAGACTGTTAAAGAAGAATTGGCTACTAGGCTTAATACCAATGAAACTGCCgaattactgaaagaaaaagaagagcaaatcAAAGGATTAATGGAGGAAG gagaaaAGCTTTCCAAACAGCAGCTGCACAATTCCAACATCATTAAGAAATTAAGagccaaagagaaagagagagaaaatattaacataaaacagaacaaaaagattaAGGAATTGGAAGAGGAGTTGCAGCATTTAAAACAG GTGCTTGATGGCAAGGAAGACCTTGAGAAGCAACATCGAGACAGCATTAAACAACTAAACAGTGTTGTAGAGCGACAAGAAAAGGATCTTGCTAAACTTCAGGCGGAGGTGGAAGACCTTGAAGAACGGAACAGAAGTGTCCAGGCAGCACTTGACAGTGCATACAA ggaaCTTGCAGATCTTCATAAAGCTAATGCTACAAAGGACAGTGAGGCACAAGAAGCAGCCCTAAGTCGGGAAATGAAGGCAAAGGAAGAGCTTGGATTAGCTCTGGAGAAGGCCCAGGACAAGGCTCGGCAGGAACAAGAAACTTTGGCAATTCAG GTGGCAGACCTGAGGCTAGCACTGCAACGTGCAGAACAGCAGGCAGCAAGAAAAGAAGACTATTTACGCCAGGAAATTGGTGAACTACAACAG AGACTCCAAGAAGCAGAGAGCCGGAACCAAGAACTAAGTCAAAGTGTTACATCTGCTACACGGCCACTTCTCCGGCAGATAGAAAATCTGCAAGCCACGCTGGGAGCACAAACCTCTGCGTgggaaaaactggagaaaaaccTTTCTGACAGACTTG GTGAGTCTCAAACTCTTctagcagcagctgctgagagagAACGGGCTGCTACAGAAGAACTTCTTTCTAATAAAATTCAGATGTCTTCTACTGAATCTCAGAATAGTCTTTTAAGACAAGAAAATACGCGCCTTCAGGCTCAGCTAGAAGTGGAGAGAAGCAgattgaagaaaatggaaaatgaaaacagtag GTATGAGGTTGAACTAGAAGGGCTCAAAGATGAGTATGCGAAAACCTTGGAAGATgcgaagaaagaaaag aCGCTGCTAGCTACTCAGTTAGAAATGGAGAAGATGAAAGttgaacaggaaagaaagaaggcaatttttgtgcaagaagcagcaaaggagaag gatcggAAGTCATTTACAGTTGAAACTGTTTCAAGTACTCCAACTATGTCACGCTCTAGTTCCATAAGTGGAGTTGACATGGCAGGTCTTCAGACATCTTTCCTCTCACAG GATGATCCTCATGATCACTCATTTGGGCCAATAGCTACTAGTGGGAGCAATCTTTATGATGCTATAAGGATGGGAGCAGGTTCAAGTATAATCGAAAACCTTCAATCACAGCTAAAACTAAGAGAAGGAGAGATTGCACATCTGCAG CTGGAAATTGGAAACCTTGAGAAAACTCGATCGATAATGGCAGAAGAACTGGTTAAATTAACAAACCAAAACGATGAACttgaagaaaaagtgaaggaaatacCAAAATTACGTGCACAGTTAAAG GATTTGGATCAAAGATACAATACAATTCTTCAGATGTATGGAGAGAAAGCGGAGGAAGCTGAAGAACTCCGACTGGATCTCGAAGATGTGAAAAACATGTACAAGACTCAGATAGAtgaacttttaaaacaaagacaaaattaa
- the TMF1 gene encoding TATA element modulatory factor isoform X2 translates to MSWFNASQLSSFAKQALSQAQKSIDRVLDIQAEESSWPDAVIPDYGDGTNSLVSGGWDTSSWRLSSNTEPQNQPISPTAITKPVRRTVVDESENFFSAFLSPTDVQSIQKNPVVSKPPAKSQRPKEEVKSTSKESQHPSQLEVPVTTEAEVKDSSIAVLVDLKNLDIPKEKLEENSLLKSNAKPEESTNEVTDKKVSALNLEVPEDALNEKSSIGGDAMGGAPDSTSQPLNAGTKDMGLETKERKTEDRQSNTPSPPISTFSSGTSTTSDIEVLDHESVISESSVSSRQEAADSKSSLHLMQTSFQLLSTSACADYNRLDDFQKMTESCCSSDAFERIDSFSVQSLDSRSVSEINSDDELSGRASASASVAVSPSAPKTETVDAQKNKSENLNDTPVLHAEEAEMEESGRSATPVNSEQPDVLVATVQNVEEQVVKEETEPQQDAVEKLLEEDAEKQELKKMIDSLTEKLEKREIQLLSTSKEKARLEEAYDNLKDEMFRMKEESSSLSSLKEEFAQRIADAEKKLQLACKERDAAKKEVKTVKEELATRLNTNETAELLKEKEEQIKGLMEEGEKLSKQQLHNSNIIKKLRAKEKERENINIKQNKKIKELEEELQHLKQVLDGKEDLEKQHRDSIKQLNSVVERQEKDLAKLQAEVEDLEERNRSVQAALDSAYKELADLHKANATKDSEAQEAALSREMKAKEELGLALEKAQDKARQEQETLAIQVADLRLALQRAEQQAARKEDYLRQEIGELQQRLQEAESRNQELSQSVTSATRPLLRQIENLQATLGAQTSAWEKLEKNLSDRLGESQTLLAAAAERERAATEELLSNKIQMSSTESQNSLLRQENTRLQAQLEVERSRLKKMENENSRYEVELEGLKDEYAKTLEDAKKEKTLLATQLEMEKMKVEQERKKAIFVQEAAKEKDRKSFTVETVSSTPTMSRSSSISGVDMAGLQTSFLSQVSCISYIGFFFDRLFSFLFKKFH, encoded by the exons GAACAAATTCTCTCGTAAGTGGAGGATGGGATACATCTTCCTGGCGCTTAAGTTCAAatacagaaccacagaatcaGCCAATATCGCCAACCGCAATTACTAAGCCAGTGAGGAGGACGGTAGTAGATGAATCTGAAAACTTCTTCAGTGCCTTTCTCTCTCCGACAGATGTTCAGAGTATACAGAAAAATCCAGTGGTGTCCAAACCTCCAGCCAAATCGCAGCGACCCAAAGAGGAGGTGAAAAGCACTTCAAAGGAGTCTCAACACCCCAGTCAGCTGGAAGTACCAGTGACAACAGAGGCAGAAGTGAAGGATTCCTCCATAGCTGTCCTAGTGGACTTGAAAAACCTCGATATTCCCAAGGAGAAATTGGAAGAGAATTCTCTGCTTAAATCTAATGCCAAGCCTGAAGAAAGCACAAATGAAGTTACTGACAAAAAGGTGTCTGCTCTAAATTTGGAAGTACCTGAAGATGCTCTTAATGAAAAATCCAGCATAGGAGGGGATGCAATGGGAGGTGCACCGGATAGCACTTCGCAGCCTCTTAATGCAGGTACAAAAGACATGGGTTTGGAAACTAAGGAGCGGAAGACTGAGGACAGGCAAAGCAATACGCCTTCACCTCCAATTAGCACTTTCTCCTCGGGGACATCCACAACTAGTGATATTGAAGTGCTGGACCATGAAAGTGTAATAAGTGAGAGCTCAGTAAGTTCAAGACAAGAAGCTGCAGATTCAAAATCTAGTCTTCATCTAATGCAAACATCATTTCAGCTTTTATCCACATCTGCCTGTGCGGATTATAATCGTTTAGATGACTTTCAAAAAATGACCgagagctgctgctcctctgatGCTTTCGAAAGAATTGATTCATTTAGTGTACAGTCTTTAGATAGTAGAAGTGTAAGTGAAATAAATTCAGATGATGAGTTATCAGGCAGAGCTTCTGCTTCAGCATCTGTTGCTGTCAGTCCTTCTGCGCCAAAGACAGAAACGGTTGATGcccagaaaaataaatctgaaaacttGAATGACACTCCTGTTTTACATGCTGAGGAAGCTGAGATGGAAGAGAGTGGGAGAAGCGCAACCCCTGTTAATTCTGAGCAGCCAGATGTTTTGGTTGCTACTGTGCAAAATGTTGAAGAACAGGTTGTGAAAGAAGAGACTGAGCCGCAGCAGGATGCTGTTGAAAAATTGTTAGAAGAGGATGCTGAAAAGCAAGAGCTTAAAAAG ATGATTGATTCATTAACTGAGAAACTGGAGAAGAGGGAAATACAGTTATTAAGTACTAGTAAAGAAAAGGCGCGCCTGGAAGAAGCTTATGATAACCTAAAAGA TGAAATGTTTAGAATGAAGGAAGAGAGCAGTAGCCTTTCATCTCTTAAAGAGGAGTTTGCTCAGCGAATTGCAGATGCTGAAAAGAAGCTCCAGCTAGCCTGCAAAGAAAGAGATGCAGCTAAAAAG GAAGTAAAGACTGTTAAAGAAGAATTGGCTACTAGGCTTAATACCAATGAAACTGCCgaattactgaaagaaaaagaagagcaaatcAAAGGATTAATGGAGGAAG gagaaaAGCTTTCCAAACAGCAGCTGCACAATTCCAACATCATTAAGAAATTAAGagccaaagagaaagagagagaaaatattaacataaaacagaacaaaaagattaAGGAATTGGAAGAGGAGTTGCAGCATTTAAAACAG GTGCTTGATGGCAAGGAAGACCTTGAGAAGCAACATCGAGACAGCATTAAACAACTAAACAGTGTTGTAGAGCGACAAGAAAAGGATCTTGCTAAACTTCAGGCGGAGGTGGAAGACCTTGAAGAACGGAACAGAAGTGTCCAGGCAGCACTTGACAGTGCATACAA ggaaCTTGCAGATCTTCATAAAGCTAATGCTACAAAGGACAGTGAGGCACAAGAAGCAGCCCTAAGTCGGGAAATGAAGGCAAAGGAAGAGCTTGGATTAGCTCTGGAGAAGGCCCAGGACAAGGCTCGGCAGGAACAAGAAACTTTGGCAATTCAG GTGGCAGACCTGAGGCTAGCACTGCAACGTGCAGAACAGCAGGCAGCAAGAAAAGAAGACTATTTACGCCAGGAAATTGGTGAACTACAACAG AGACTCCAAGAAGCAGAGAGCCGGAACCAAGAACTAAGTCAAAGTGTTACATCTGCTACACGGCCACTTCTCCGGCAGATAGAAAATCTGCAAGCCACGCTGGGAGCACAAACCTCTGCGTgggaaaaactggagaaaaaccTTTCTGACAGACTTG GTGAGTCTCAAACTCTTctagcagcagctgctgagagagAACGGGCTGCTACAGAAGAACTTCTTTCTAATAAAATTCAGATGTCTTCTACTGAATCTCAGAATAGTCTTTTAAGACAAGAAAATACGCGCCTTCAGGCTCAGCTAGAAGTGGAGAGAAGCAgattgaagaaaatggaaaatgaaaacagtag GTATGAGGTTGAACTAGAAGGGCTCAAAGATGAGTATGCGAAAACCTTGGAAGATgcgaagaaagaaaag aCGCTGCTAGCTACTCAGTTAGAAATGGAGAAGATGAAAGttgaacaggaaagaaagaaggcaatttttgtgcaagaagcagcaaaggagaag gatcggAAGTCATTTACAGTTGAAACTGTTTCAAGTACTCCAACTATGTCACGCTCTAGTTCCATAAGTGGAGTTGACATGGCAGGTCTTCAGACATCTTTCCTCTCACAGGTATCATGTATCAGttacattggctttttttttgacagactgttttctttcctcttcaagaAGTTTCATTAA